The Deinococcus wulumuqiensis R12 genome has a window encoding:
- a CDS encoding UvrD-helicase domain-containing protein codes for MTASPGAPDLLQALNPTQAQAADHFTGPALVIAGAGSGKTRTLIYRIAHLIGHYGVQPGEILAVTFTNKAAAEMRERASHLVPGAGDLWMSTFHSAGVRILRAYGEHIGLRRGFVIYDDDDQLDIIKEVMGSVPGIGAETQPRALRGIIDRAKSNLWTPDDLGRSREPFISGLPRESAAEVYRRYEARKKGQNAIDFGDLITETVRLFQEVPGVLDRVQNRARFIHIDEYQDTNRAQYELTRLLASRDRNLLVVGDPDQCLLPGTLICTPQGWRPIETLQVGDRICGTGGKNRVTGGEITQVKRGESHGRHWRVKTASAELTGTPHHVVLARHQPMQGQWYVSLMQREDRGYRIGLTMGARQNGEGRTDYGCRVRLNQEHGDKVWVLRICDSRADAAYWEAYYAAKYGLPTVLFHGVGRQLALSEAHLQRLFAELDTAAAAQRLMADLHLHPEFPHHRPQNGLRRQSVNLVMFQDFRSGQVGYHRIQWSSSRADVAERLLQAGHAVRSNGRGGYRLELSRKDYPQALAEAQQIARDGGLELQRMAQIGGVMYAFLPLSHLHPGMTVLVERGGELVEEAVEAVDTFDYAGPVYDLTVSPLHTYLAGGMLVHNSIYKFRGADIQNILDFQQDYPDAKVYMLEHNYRSSGRVLEAANKLIENNTERLDKTLKPVKELGHPVTFHRATDHRAEGDYVADWLTRLHGEGRAWSDMAILYRTNAQSRVIEESLRRVQIPTRIVGGVGFYDRREIRDILAYARLAINPADDVALRRIIGRPRRGIGDTALQKLMDWAREHRTTILNACANAAEQNILDRGAQKAVEFARLMEAMSEAADNYEPAAFFRFVMETSGYLDLLRQEGQEGQVRLENLEELVSAAEEWSQENEGSIADFLDDAALLSSVDDMRTKAENKGAPEDAVTLMTLHNAKGLEFPVVFIVGVEQGLLPSKGAMAEGPGGIEEERRLFYVGITRAMERLLMTAAQNRMQFGKTNAAEDSAFLEDIEGLFDTVDPYGQVVEYRAKTWKQYRPTVPAATTAVKNTSPLTADLAYRGGERVRHPKFGEGQVLAVAGVGERQEVTVHFASAGIKKLMVKFANLTKL; via the coding sequence GTGACTGCTTCTCCCGGTGCGCCCGACCTGCTCCAGGCCCTCAACCCCACCCAGGCGCAGGCCGCCGACCATTTCACCGGCCCCGCACTGGTGATCGCCGGGGCGGGCAGCGGCAAGACGCGCACGCTGATTTACCGCATCGCCCATCTGATCGGGCATTACGGGGTGCAGCCGGGCGAGATTCTGGCGGTGACGTTCACCAACAAGGCCGCCGCCGAAATGCGTGAGCGGGCCAGCCACCTCGTGCCGGGCGCGGGCGACCTCTGGATGAGCACCTTTCACTCGGCGGGCGTGCGGATTTTGCGGGCCTACGGCGAGCACATCGGCCTCCGGCGCGGCTTTGTCATCTACGACGACGACGACCAGCTCGACATCATCAAGGAAGTGATGGGCAGTGTGCCCGGCATCGGGGCCGAGACGCAGCCGCGCGCCCTGCGCGGCATCATCGACCGCGCCAAGAGCAACCTGTGGACGCCCGACGACCTGGGCCGCAGCCGCGAGCCGTTCATCAGCGGCCTGCCGCGTGAGAGCGCCGCCGAGGTCTACCGCCGCTACGAGGCCCGCAAGAAGGGCCAGAACGCCATCGATTTCGGCGACCTGATTACTGAAACCGTTCGGCTGTTTCAGGAAGTGCCGGGCGTGCTCGACCGGGTGCAGAACCGGGCCAGGTTCATTCACATCGACGAGTATCAGGACACGAACCGGGCACAGTACGAGCTGACGCGGCTGCTGGCTTCGCGGGACCGGAACCTGCTGGTCGTCGGGGACCCCGATCAGTGCCTGCTTCCCGGCACCCTGATCTGCACGCCGCAAGGCTGGCGGCCCATCGAGACATTGCAAGTCGGTGACCGTATCTGCGGCACGGGCGGAAAGAACCGGGTCACAGGCGGCGAAATCACGCAGGTCAAGCGCGGCGAGTCGCACGGCAGGCACTGGCGGGTCAAGACGGCGAGCGCCGAGCTGACCGGCACGCCACATCACGTGGTGCTCGCGCGGCACCAGCCCATGCAGGGGCAGTGGTACGTCTCCCTGATGCAGCGCGAGGACCGGGGTTACCGCATCGGCCTGACGATGGGGGCGCGGCAAAACGGCGAGGGGCGCACCGACTACGGCTGCCGGGTGCGGCTGAATCAGGAGCACGGCGACAAGGTCTGGGTGCTGCGGATTTGCGACTCCAGGGCCGACGCGGCGTACTGGGAAGCGTATTACGCGGCGAAGTACGGCCTGCCCACGGTGCTGTTCCACGGCGTGGGGCGGCAACTCGCGCTCTCCGAAGCCCACCTTCAGCGTCTCTTTGCCGAACTCGACACGGCGGCGGCGGCGCAGCGCCTGATGGCCGACCTGCACCTGCACCCGGAGTTCCCGCACCACCGCCCGCAAAACGGCCTGCGGCGTCAGAGCGTCAACCTGGTGATGTTTCAGGATTTCCGCAGTGGGCAGGTGGGCTATCACCGCATTCAGTGGAGCAGTAGCCGCGCGGACGTGGCCGAGCGACTCTTGCAGGCTGGGCACGCGGTGCGCTCCAATGGCCGGGGCGGCTACCGCCTGGAACTCAGCCGCAAGGATTATCCCCAGGCGCTGGCCGAAGCGCAGCAAATCGCCCGTGACGGCGGCCTCGAATTGCAGCGCATGGCCCAGATCGGCGGCGTGATGTACGCCTTCTTGCCGCTTTCGCACCTGCACCCCGGCATGACGGTGCTTGTCGAGCGAGGCGGTGAACTCGTCGAAGAAGCCGTGGAAGCGGTGGACACCTTCGACTACGCCGGGCCGGTGTACGACCTCACCGTGTCGCCGCTGCACACCTACCTTGCGGGCGGCATGCTCGTCCACAACAGCATCTACAAGTTCCGTGGCGCCGACATTCAGAACATCCTCGACTTTCAGCAGGACTACCCCGACGCCAAGGTGTACATGCTCGAACACAATTACCGTTCGAGCGGGCGCGTGCTGGAAGCGGCCAACAAACTGATTGAAAACAACACCGAGCGCCTCGACAAGACCCTCAAACCGGTCAAGGAGCTGGGCCACCCCGTCACCTTCCACCGCGCCACCGACCACCGTGCCGAGGGGGATTACGTGGCCGACTGGCTGACCCGGCTGCACGGCGAGGGACGGGCGTGGTCGGACATGGCGATTCTGTACCGCACCAACGCACAGTCGCGCGTGATTGAAGAGTCGCTGCGGCGGGTGCAGATTCCGACCCGCATCGTGGGCGGCGTGGGCTTTTACGACCGGCGCGAGATTCGGGACATCCTCGCCTACGCCCGCCTCGCCATCAACCCCGCCGACGACGTGGCCCTGCGGCGCATCATCGGGCGGCCCCGGCGCGGGATTGGCGACACAGCGCTGCAAAAACTGATGGACTGGGCGCGGGAACACCGCACGACGATTCTGAACGCCTGCGCGAACGCCGCCGAGCAGAACATTCTCGACCGGGGCGCACAAAAGGCCGTCGAGTTCGCGCGGCTGATGGAAGCGATGTCCGAAGCCGCCGACAACTACGAGCCTGCCGCCTTTTTCCGCTTTGTCATGGAAACGAGCGGGTATCTCGACCTTTTGCGGCAAGAAGGACAGGAGGGGCAGGTGCGACTGGAAAACCTCGAAGAACTCGTCAGCGCCGCCGAGGAATGGTCGCAGGAGAACGAAGGCTCGATTGCCGATTTCCTCGACGACGCCGCGCTGCTTTCCAGCGTGGACGACATGCGCACCAAAGCCGAGAACAAAGGCGCCCCCGAAGACGCCGTGACGCTGATGACGCTGCACAACGCCAAGGGGCTGGAGTTTCCAGTGGTGTTCATCGTGGGCGTCGAGCAGGGGCTGCTGCCGAGCAAGGGCGCGATGGCCGAGGGACCGGGCGGCATCGAGGAGGAGCGGCGGCTCTTTTACGTCGGCATCACGCGGGCGATGGAGCGGCTGCTGATGACCGCCGCGCAAAACCGGATGCAGTTCGGCAAGACCAACGCCGCCGAAGACAGCGCCTTTCTGGAAGACATCGAGGGCCTGTTCGACACGGTGGACCCCTACGGCCAGGTCGTCGAGTACCGCGCCAAGACCTGGAAGCAGTACCGCCCCACCGTGCCCGCCGCGACCACAGCGGTCAAGAACACCAGCCCGCTGACCGCCGACCTCGCCTACCGGGGCGGCGAGCGCGTGCGGCACCCCAAGTTCGGGGAGGGTCAGGTGCTGGCCGTGGCGGGCGTGGGCGAGCGCCAGGAAGTGACGGTGCATTTCGCCTCGGCGGGCATCAAGAAACTGATGGTGAAGTTCGCCAACCTGACGAAGCTGTAG
- a CDS encoding NUDIX domain-containing protein: MRARRRTARPDKRGAGAPEPFFFLPGGTLRTDEDAARCARREWEEEAGLPCGPLRPAAVVENFFGPPEKRRTKSAFISVWRSCPPLCRTARSASSTMPTPASSGWR; the protein is encoded by the coding sequence GTGCGTGCGCGACGGCGAACTGCTCGTCCAGACAAGCGGGGGGCGGGCGCCCCCGAACCTTTTTTCTTTCTGCCCGGCGGCACCCTGAGGACCGACGAGGACGCCGCGAGGTGCGCCCGGCGCGAGTGGGAGGAGGAAGCCGGCCTGCCCTGCGGCCCGCTGCGGCCCGCGGCGGTGGTCGAAAACTTTTTCGGGCCGCCAGAAAAACGCCGCACGAAATCGGCCTTTATTTCCGTATGGAGGAGCTGCCCGCCGCTCTGCCGCACGGCGCGTTCGGCGTCCTCGACAATGCCGACACCGGCTTCAAGTGGGTGGCGCTGA
- the uvrA gene encoding excinuclease ABC subunit UvrA, with amino-acid sequence MQPTQPHPSVPQLTVRGAREHNLKDITVSFPRDQFVVITGVSGSGKSTLAFDTIYAEGQRRYVESLSAYARQFLGLMEKPDVDAITGLSPAISIDQKTTSHNPRSTVGTVTEIHDYLRLLYARVGTPYCPLCGRKIEKQSPTEITDRLLAEFPDKRAILLAPAVRGRKGEYRKLFADLKREGFSRVRVDGTLYELEEAEKLKLEKFEKHDVDIVIDRLTLREGDRSRIAESVELGVRRGEGLLRVLLPDAGENGEAHEELYSEKFACPEHGSVLEELEPRSFSFNSPYGACGDCAGLGFKQEFSPERIIDEKLSIDDGAIIPWTKKGADAGIYYHDKLKALAAHLDFDLTTPWKNLPARAQRAVLHGPGEAFPVVYKRGGKETMRFMTEFEGVVTNLERRYADTESEFMREKLEELMELRPCPTCGGTRYKPEILAVRAGGLNISQVGGMSVLEADGFFRQLQDGELDHDAIQPFLKGHTGGTAKAHGPLHYEYQLNTFGAAVAAPILRAIRTRLKFLVDVGLDYLSLDRTANTLSGGEAQRIRLATQVGSGLTGVLYVLDEPSIGLHPKDNGRLIGTLKNLRDLGNTLLVVEHDEDTMLEADYLIDMGPGAGVHGGEVVASGTPEQVKAAKNSLTGKYLRGELKIEVPRERRGGNGKFLKVFGARQNNLQNVDIAIPLGTMTVVTGPSGSGKSTLIHDVLHATLARELNGAKTSPGLYDRIEGMEHLDKVIEIDQSPIGRTPRSNPATYTGVFTEIRDLFTRTPEARRRGYQAGRFSFNVKGGRCEHCKGDGVMKIEMNFLPDIYVPCEVCKGARYNRETLEVKYNGKTIADVLDMTVEDAQAFFEAIPAIERKMSLLLDVGLGYMKIGQPSTTLSGGEAQRIKLATELAKRATGKTIYILDEPTTGLHFEDVRKLMEVLQRLAEGGNTLVIIEHSLDVMKCADYVIDLGPEGGVRGGTIVATGTPEQVAAHPTSYTGEYLRRVPGIVAAAPRAQAQKSEKARKPEKTDKPAKAPAKKGKKVVSGA; translated from the coding sequence ATGCAACCCACCCAACCCCATCCCTCTGTGCCACAGTTGACCGTCCGGGGCGCCCGCGAACACAACCTCAAGGACATCACCGTTTCGTTTCCGCGTGACCAGTTCGTGGTCATCACGGGCGTGTCCGGGTCGGGCAAGTCCACGCTCGCCTTCGACACCATCTACGCCGAGGGCCAGCGCCGCTATGTCGAGAGCCTCAGCGCCTACGCCCGGCAGTTTCTGGGGCTGATGGAAAAGCCCGACGTGGACGCCATCACCGGGCTGTCTCCGGCCATTTCCATCGACCAGAAGACCACTTCTCATAACCCGCGCTCCACGGTGGGCACCGTCACCGAGATTCACGACTACCTGCGGCTGCTCTACGCCCGCGTCGGCACGCCGTACTGCCCCCTGTGCGGGCGCAAAATCGAGAAACAGAGTCCCACCGAAATCACCGACCGGCTGCTGGCGGAGTTCCCGGACAAGCGGGCCATTCTCCTCGCCCCGGCGGTGCGCGGGCGCAAGGGCGAGTACCGCAAGCTGTTTGCCGACCTCAAGCGCGAGGGCTTTTCGCGCGTGCGGGTGGACGGCACGCTCTACGAACTGGAAGAAGCCGAAAAGCTCAAGCTCGAAAAGTTCGAGAAACACGACGTGGACATCGTGATTGACCGCCTGACCCTACGTGAAGGCGACCGCAGCCGCATCGCCGAATCGGTGGAACTCGGGGTGCGCCGGGGCGAGGGGCTGCTGCGCGTGCTGCTGCCGGATGCCGGTGAGAACGGTGAGGCCCACGAGGAGCTGTACTCGGAAAAGTTCGCCTGCCCCGAACACGGCAGCGTGCTGGAAGAACTCGAACCGCGCTCCTTTTCCTTCAACTCGCCCTACGGCGCCTGCGGCGACTGCGCGGGCCTGGGCTTCAAGCAGGAATTCTCGCCCGAGCGCATCATCGACGAAAAGCTGAGTATCGACGACGGGGCCATCATCCCCTGGACGAAAAAGGGCGCCGACGCGGGCATCTACTACCACGACAAGCTCAAGGCCCTGGCCGCCCACCTCGACTTCGACCTCACGACGCCCTGGAAAAACCTGCCTGCGCGGGCACAGAGAGCCGTGCTGCACGGCCCCGGCGAGGCGTTCCCGGTGGTCTATAAGCGCGGCGGCAAGGAAACGATGCGCTTCATGACCGAGTTCGAGGGCGTCGTCACCAACCTGGAGCGCCGCTACGCCGACACCGAGTCCGAGTTCATGCGCGAGAAGCTCGAAGAACTCATGGAACTGCGTCCCTGCCCCACCTGCGGCGGCACCCGCTACAAACCCGAGATTCTGGCGGTGCGGGCAGGCGGCCTGAACATCTCGCAGGTGGGCGGCATGAGCGTGCTGGAGGCCGACGGGTTCTTCCGGCAGCTTCAGGACGGCGAACTCGACCACGACGCCATTCAGCCGTTTCTGAAGGGGCATACCGGCGGCACCGCGAAGGCGCACGGCCCGCTGCACTACGAATATCAACTCAACACCTTCGGCGCGGCGGTGGCGGCGCCCATCCTGAGGGCGATTCGCACCCGGCTGAAGTTTCTGGTGGACGTGGGCCTCGATTACCTCTCGCTCGACCGCACCGCCAACACCCTCTCGGGCGGCGAGGCGCAGCGCATCCGGCTGGCGACGCAGGTGGGCAGCGGGCTGACCGGCGTGCTGTACGTGCTCGACGAACCCTCCATCGGCCTGCACCCCAAGGACAACGGGCGACTCATCGGCACGCTGAAAAACCTGCGTGACCTCGGCAACACCCTCCTGGTCGTCGAACACGACGAGGACACCATGCTGGAGGCCGATTACCTCATCGACATGGGGCCGGGCGCGGGCGTCCACGGCGGCGAGGTGGTGGCGTCCGGCACCCCGGAGCAGGTCAAGGCGGCCAAAAACTCGCTGACCGGGAAATACCTGCGCGGCGAACTGAAAATCGAGGTGCCGCGTGAGCGCCGGGGCGGCAACGGCAAGTTCCTGAAGGTCTTCGGGGCGCGGCAGAACAACCTGCAGAATGTGGACATCGCCATTCCGCTCGGCACCATGACCGTCGTGACCGGGCCTTCGGGCAGCGGCAAGTCCACCCTGATTCACGACGTGCTGCACGCCACGCTCGCCCGCGAACTCAACGGCGCCAAGACCTCGCCGGGGCTGTACGACCGCATCGAGGGCATGGAGCATCTGGACAAGGTCATCGAAATCGACCAGTCCCCCATCGGGCGCACGCCGCGCTCCAACCCGGCGACCTACACGGGCGTCTTTACCGAAATCCGCGACCTGTTCACCCGCACCCCCGAAGCGCGGCGCCGGGGCTACCAGGCCGGGAGGTTCTCCTTCAACGTCAAGGGGGGGCGCTGCGAACACTGCAAGGGCGACGGCGTGATGAAAATCGAGATGAACTTCCTGCCCGACATCTACGTGCCCTGCGAGGTGTGCAAGGGAGCGCGGTACAACCGCGAAACGCTGGAAGTCAAGTACAACGGCAAGACGATTGCCGACGTGCTCGACATGACGGTGGAAGACGCGCAGGCGTTTTTCGAGGCGATTCCGGCCATCGAGCGCAAGATGAGCCTGCTGCTCGACGTGGGCCTGGGCTACATGAAAATCGGGCAGCCGAGCACCACCCTCTCGGGCGGCGAGGCGCAGCGCATCAAACTGGCGACCGAACTGGCCAAGCGGGCCACCGGCAAGACGATTTACATCCTCGACGAGCCGACCACCGGCCTGCACTTCGAGGACGTGCGCAAGCTGATGGAGGTGCTGCAACGCCTCGCGGAGGGCGGTAACACGCTGGTCATCATCGAGCACAGCCTCGACGTGATGAAGTGCGCCGATTACGTCATCGACCTTGGCCCGGAAGGGGGCGTGCGCGGCGGGACCATCGTGGCGACGGGCACCCCGGAACAGGTCGCCGCCCACCCCACGAGCTACACCGGCGAGTACCTGCGCCGTGTGCCGGGCATCGTGGCCGCCGCGCCGAGGGCGCAGGCACAGAAGTCCGAGAAGGCAAGGAAGCCCGAGAAGACGGACAAACCCGCCAAAGCCCCGGCGAAGAAAGGGAAAAAGGTGGTGTCGGGAGCCTGA
- a CDS encoding PQQ-binding-like beta-propeller repeat protein, whose amino-acid sequence MSDPAARRPFLALPALPLLPLTTFILSAGLLAHSAGLAQTAAPTPAATSSRPAAAPRVSWTKPLKVSSPVSIGPRGELTYIGNDSRLHRTDAGGQELWSFALGDLGRAQPVLTPDGGVIAAAYDDTVYSLSPSGQLNWKVKLDGDIFASPALRPDGSVVVATAGGSVFALSPAGQTLWSYKVGAPVFSSPAVSSDGTLYFGAQNGRMHALSPEGRLLWTYAARSSVFSSPALDAEGNLYFGSGDRSLYSLTPAGTLRWTRVTGLFVNASPIVTRAGLVVVGSYDGQLYALTTAGQDAWAYRAGAAIAAPAAELSDGSVVVGDLGGTLHAVTPTGQALWTLPGTAKIDTGAAVSDRGTLYFAVDGGLLSAIENLRPLATGPWPTFRASPLGLGRSATAAELAAQTQARQAAAKATTSQQPPLPTLAQAPAPAQPQAAPRPLPAPAQPAAPASAVETPATALLVPQVIGGVIYLPLMPLAAELGYQVTASSPTRALLVSGEGRLTVPVRTAGGQSLVALRSLTTLPGVRTELKTGALTLQRGERRFTLPLDLPRLLPWTPQPEFPPTLRR is encoded by the coding sequence ATGTCCGACCCTGCTGCCCGCCGCCCCTTCTTGGCGCTTCCTGCTCTGCCCCTTCTCCCGCTGACGACCTTCATTCTGAGTGCGGGCCTGCTGGCGCATTCTGCTGGCCTGGCGCAAACAGCCGCCCCCACCCCGGCAGCCACGAGCAGCCGCCCCGCCGCAGCCCCCCGGGTGAGCTGGACCAAGCCGCTGAAGGTGTCGTCGCCGGTCAGCATCGGGCCGCGCGGAGAGCTGACCTATATCGGCAACGACAGCCGCCTGCACCGCACCGACGCGGGCGGCCAGGAGCTGTGGTCGTTCGCCCTGGGGGACCTGGGCCGCGCCCAGCCGGTGCTCACCCCCGACGGGGGCGTCATCGCGGCGGCCTACGACGACACGGTGTATTCGCTTTCCCCCAGCGGACAACTGAACTGGAAAGTCAAACTCGACGGGGACATCTTCGCCAGCCCCGCCCTGCGGCCCGACGGCAGCGTGGTCGTGGCGACGGCGGGCGGCAGCGTCTTCGCCCTGAGTCCGGCGGGACAGACGCTGTGGAGTTACAAGGTGGGGGCGCCGGTCTTCAGTTCGCCCGCCGTGTCGAGTGACGGCACCCTCTACTTCGGGGCGCAAAACGGCCGGATGCACGCGCTCAGCCCCGAGGGGCGGCTGCTGTGGACCTACGCGGCGCGGTCGTCGGTGTTCAGTTCACCTGCGCTCGACGCCGAGGGCAACCTCTATTTCGGCTCGGGGGACCGCAGCCTGTACAGCCTGACCCCGGCGGGCACGCTGCGCTGGACGCGGGTCACCGGCCTGTTCGTCAATGCCAGCCCCATCGTCACCCGCGCCGGACTGGTGGTGGTGGGCAGCTACGACGGGCAGCTCTACGCCCTGACCACCGCCGGGCAGGACGCCTGGGCCTACCGCGCCGGAGCCGCCATCGCCGCGCCCGCCGCCGAACTGAGCGACGGCAGCGTGGTGGTCGGTGACCTCGGCGGCACCCTGCACGCGGTCACGCCGACGGGACAGGCACTGTGGACCCTGCCGGGCACGGCAAAAATCGATACCGGGGCGGCGGTGAGCGACCGGGGCACCCTGTACTTCGCGGTGGACGGCGGCCTCCTGAGTGCCATCGAGAACCTGCGCCCACTGGCGACCGGCCCCTGGCCCACCTTCCGCGCCTCGCCGCTGGGACTGGGACGCAGCGCGACGGCGGCAGAACTGGCCGCACAGACCCAGGCCCGGCAGGCGGCGGCAAAGGCCACCACCAGCCAGCAGCCGCCCCTGCCGACGCTGGCACAGGCACCAGCCCCAGCTCAGCCCCAAGCCGCGCCCCGCCCTCTACCTGCTCCTGCCCAGCCTGCGGCTCCGGCGTCGGCTGTCGAAACCCCGGCCACTGCGCTTCTCGTCCCTCAGGTCATCGGCGGGGTCATCTACCTGCCGCTCATGCCCCTCGCAGCGGAGCTGGGGTATCAGGTCACGGCCAGCAGCCCCACCCGCGCTCTGCTGGTGAGCGGCGAGGGGCGGCTGACCGTCCCGGTGCGGACGGCTGGCGGCCAGAGCCTTGTGGCGCTGCGCTCCTTGACCACGCTTCCCGGCGTGAGGACCGAACTGAAAACGGGCGCCCTGACCCTGCAACGCGGGGAGCGCCGCTTCACGTTGCCGCTCGACCTGCCCCGGCTGCTGCCCTGGACGCCGCAGCCGGAGTTTCCGCCCACCCTGCGCCGCTGA